GCCTGCTGCTGATCCTGGTCATGGTGCTGGTCATCGGCGGCCTCGGCTATGCGGCCAGCAAGCTCGGGCACATCTCGTTGCCGGGCCTGTCGCAGGGGGCTCCCGACTACTCCGGCACCGGCTCCGGCACGGTCCAGATCACCGTGCAGGAGGGTGACACCGGCGCGGACATCGCACAGACGCTGCTCAAGGCCGGTGTCGTCAAGTCGACCACGGCGTTCGTGCAGGTCGCCAACGTCAGCCGCGACTTCAGCACCATCCAGCCCGGCCGATACACCCTGCACCGCAAGATGAGCGCGCGCGCAGCGCTCGACCTGATGCTGGACCCCAAGAGCTTCTCCAGCACCGGGGTCACCATCCCCGAAGGGCTGTGGGCCAGCCAGATCTTCTCGGTGCTGTCCCAGCGAACCGGTGTCCCGGTCGCCGACTACAAGAAGGTCACCGCGGCGTCGCTCGGCCTGCCCAAGGCGGCGAACGGTCATCTGGAGGGTTACCTCTTCCCCTCCACCTACAACTTCACCAGCAGGATGACCGCCACGCAGCAACTGACCGCGATGGTGGCCGAGTGGCGCAAGAAGATCGAGCCGTTGCACATCCCGGCCGCGAAACTGCACGACGTCATGGTGATCGCGTCCCTGGTGGAGGCCGAGTCCAAACTGCCCGACGACGGTCCCAAGGTCGCCCGTGTCATCACCAACCGGGTGGCCAAGAACATGCCGCTGCAACTCGATTCGACCATCCACTATGCGGAGGGCAAGCGTGGCAAGATCACCACGACCGACGCAGAGCGCGCCAAGAAGGGCCCGTACAACACCTACCTCAACCAGGGCCTGCCGCCCACGCCGATCGACAACCCCGGGATGCACTCCATCACCTCCGCGCTGCACCCGGCACCGGGCAGTTGGCTCTACTTCGTGACCGTCGACCCGGAGACCGGCAAGACGCTCTTCGCGACGACCTTCGACCAGCAACACAAGAACGAGCAGGTGTTCCACACGTGGTGCAAACAGCATCAGGGCAAGTGCTGACCCGCCATCGCGCGGCGGTCCTCGGGAAGCCGATCGCCCATTCGTTGTCGCCGGTGCTGCACCGGGCGGCCTACGACGCGCTCGGCCTCGCCGAGTGGTCCTACGACGTGCGCGAATGCGACGCCGCCGGTCTGCGCGAGCTCGTCGCGGGCCTCGGACCGACCTGGCGCGGGCTGTCGCTCACCATGCCGCTGAAGGAGGAGGCGCTGCTGATCGCCGATACCTCCAGCGTCATCGCCCGGCAGACCGGCGCCGTCAACACCTTGGTGCGCGACGGCGCGCGGTGGCACGGGGAGAACACCGACGTGTTCGGCATCCGGGAGGCGCTGAAGGACGCCGGCGTGGGTTCCGGTCACCCGGTCTCGCGGGCGGTCGTCGTCGGCTCGGGTGCCACCGCCCGCTCCGCGCTCGCGGCACTGGCCGACCTCGGTGTCGCCGAGGTCGTGTTCGCCGTCCGCAAGCGCGTGCGCGCGTCGACCCTCGCGCAGGCACGGGACCACGGGTTCCGCGTGTCCGTGGTGCGTGACCAGGAGGCAGCGGCGATGGTGCTGCAGTCCCCGCTCGTGATCAGCGCCGTGCCCGCGGGCGCGGCGGACTCGCTGGCGCTCGCCGTCGCACAGGAGGCGGCGCGGTCCGGTGCCGCCGTCGCCGGCGGGGTGCTCCTCGACGTCGTGTATGCCGACTGGCCGACCGCGCTGGCCGAGGCCGCGGCGTCATACGGTGCCCGGGTGGTGCCCGGGATCGAGATGCTGATCCACCAGGGCGCGGCCCAGGTGGAGCTGATGACCGGGCATGCCGCGCCGCTGGAGGCGATGCAGCGTGCGGGTCGTGCGGCCGCCGGTCTGGTCCACGGCGCGCCCAACTGACTACTGTCGTCGGTTCCTCGTGCCCCGGCGCGGGGCGGGGCGTCCCGGCATACGGTGGCGCGCGGCGACCGGTCCGCGCCGCGTGAAAAGATCGCGGCATGCTTCGTTGGTTGACTGCAGGTGAATCCCACGGGCCGGAGCTGACCGCCGTGATCGACGGGCTCCCGGCCGGGATCACCATCAGCGCGCAAGACCTCGCCGATGCGCTCGCGCGGCGCCGGCTCGGGTACGGGCGTGGCGCCCGGATGAAGTTCGAGCAGGACAAGGTGTCCTTCAACGGCGGTGTCCGGCACGGCAGCACCCTGGGCTCGCCGGTCGCGATCACCATCGTCAACACCGAGTGGCCCAAGTGGCAGGTCGTGATGAGCCCCGAGGCGATCGACCCGGAGGCGCTCGCGGCGGCCGCGGACGTGGGTGCGTCCGGTGAGATCGCCCGCAACCGGCCGCTGACCCGGCCACGCCCGGGACATGCCGATCTGGTGGGCATGCAGAAGTACGGCTTCGACGAGGCCCGTCCCGTGCTGGAGCGCGCGTCGGCCCGGGAGACCGCAGCACGGGTCGCGCTCGGCCGGGTGGCCGCGGCGTTCCTGGAGCAGGCGCTCGGGATCCGGCTGGTCTCGCACACGGTCGCGATCGGCGGCGAGGAGGTCGCCGACGACGCACCGCTGCCCGGCCCGGACGATGTCGCCGAACTCGACGCCGACCCGGTGCGCAGCCTGGATGCGGACGGTTCGGCCCGGATGGTCGCCGTCATCGATGCGGCGAAGAAGGACGGCGACACCCTCGGCGGGGTCGTCGAGGTGCTCGCGTACGGCGTCCCGCCGGGACTCGGGTCCCACGTGCACGGGGACCGGCGGCTGGACTCCCAGCTCGCCGGTGCACTGATGGGGATCCAGGCGATCAAGGGCGTCGAGGTCGGCGACGGATTCCGCACCGCCGCGCGCCGCGGGTCGGCTGCGCACGACGAGATCGTCCGCGAGGAGGGCCGGATCCGCCGCGAGACCAACCGTGCCGGCGGCACCGAGGGCGGTATGTCGACCGGCGAGGTGCTGCGCGTGCGCGCGGCGATGAAGCCGATCTCGACGGTGCCGCGTGCGTTGCGGACCGTCGACGTGTCGACCGGGGAGGAGGCCACCGCCATACATCAACGGTCCGACGTGTGCGCCGTGCCGGCGGCCGGAGTCGTCGCCGAGGCGATGGTCGCGCTGGTGCTGGCCAAGGCGGCACTGGAGAAGTTCGGCGGCGACAGCGTCGCCGAGGTCGCGCGCAACCATGCGTCATACCTTGCCGCCATCCCGGAGCTGCTTCGATGACCCCGGCGAGCGGCGGGCCGGTGGTGCTGCTCATCGGCCCGCCCGGGTCCGGCAAGACCACGGTCGGGGAGCTGGTCGCGAAGGCCCTCGAGGTGCCGTTCGTCGACACCGACCAGGTGATCGAGGCCGAGCAGGGTCGGCGGATCGCGGAGATCTTCGTCGAGGACGGCGAACCGCACTTCCGTGAGCTGGAGGCGGAAGCGGTCGCCCGCGCGACGACCTGGGACGGCGTCGTCGCGGTCGGTGGCGGCGCGCCGATGACCGAGTCGACGGCCGCCCTGCTGGAGTCGCTGCCCGTGGTCTTCCTGGACGTGACGATCGCCGACGCGGCGGTCCGGGTCGGCTTCTCCACGGCTCGTCCGCTGCTGGCGGTGAACCCCCGCGCGACCTGGACGCGGCTGATGGCCGAGCGCCGCCCGACCTACGAGCGGTTGGCGACCTGGGTGGTCGACACCGAGGGCCGGGTCGCCGAGGATGTCGCGGCCGAGGTCGTGGCTAAGGTGAATCATGAGTAATGCCAATGTGATCCGGGTCGGTGACGACTACGACGTGGTGATCGGCAACGGCGTGTTGGACCAGGTGGTCGCCGCGGTGCCGGACGGCGCCCAACGGGTCCTCGTCGTGCATGCACCGGTGATGGCCGACGCCGCGGCAACGATCGCCGCCGCGGCCACCGCCGCGGGGCTGGAGCCCTTCGTCGAGTCGTTGCCCGACGCCGAGGCCGCCAAGACGGCCGACGTGGCGATCCGGCTCTGGTCGGTGCTCGCCGAGGCCGGGTTCACCAGGACCGACGCGGTGATCGCACTCGGCGGTGGCGCGACGACCGACCTGGGCGGTTTCGTCGCGGCGACCTGGTTGCGCGGGGTGCCGGTGGTGCAGGTCCCCAGCACGGTGCTCGGGATGGTCGACGCCGCCGTCGGCGGCAAGACCGGCATCAACATCCCCGAGGGCAAGAACCTCGTCGGGTCGTTCCATCCGCCCGCTGCGGTGATCTGCGACCTCGACCTGCTGCACACCCTGCCCCGGGCCGATCTGGTGGCCGGACTCGCCGAGGTGGTCAAGTGCGGCTTCATCGCCGACCCGCGGATCCTGGAGCTGGCGGCGGATCCGGACGCGGCGCTCGACGTGCAGGGCGCGGTGCTGCCCGAACTCGTGGCCCGTGCGGTGCAGGTCAAGGCCGATGTGGTGTCCGCGGACCTGCGCGAGGCCGGGCTGCGGGAGATCCTGAACTACGGACACACCTTCGCGCACGCGGTCGAGCAGGTCTCCGGCTTCAGCTGGCGGCACGGCGACGCCGTCGCGCTCGGGATGGTGTATGTCGCGGAGCTGTCCCGTCGGGCCGGCCTCATCGACGACGCCCTGGTCGCGCGGCACCGGCGGGCGCTGCAGACGGTCGGTCTGCCCACGTCATACAGCATCGACGGGGACGTCGACGAGCGCTGGCGCGCGCTACGGGCGGCGATGGGTCGTGACAAGAAGACCCGGGGCTCCACGCTGCGCTTCGTGGCGCTGACCGACGTCGCGGCGCCGACCCGGCTCGTCGGCCCGGACGAGGACCTGTTGCGAGAGGCGTTCGACGCCGTACGGTCGTGAGTATGAACGTGTCTGCGGTCCTTGCCGACATCACCACATTGCACGTGGATGCCGTTGTCAATGCTGCGAATTCGTCGCTGATGGGCGGCGGGGGAGTCGACGGTGCGATCCACCGGGCGGGTGGCCGCACGATCCTGGAGGAGTGCCGGCAACTGCGCGAGACCCGCTACCCCGACGGATTGCCGACCGGTCAGGCGGTGGCGACCACCGCCGGTGAACTGCCCGCACGGTGGGTGATCCACACGGTGGGTCCGGTCCACTCCCGGCAGGAGGACCGCTCCGCGCTGCTCGCCGGGTGCTACCGCAACTCGTTGCGCGTGGCGGACGAGGTGGGTGCACGGACCATCGCGTTCCCGGCGATCTCGGCGGGCATCTTCGGCTGGCCCATGGACGACGCGGCACGCATCGCGGTGCGGACCGTGCAGGGGACCGAGACCTCCGTGGCCGAGGTCACGTTCGCACTGTTCGGGGCCGACGCCCTGGCGCTGTTCGAGGCGCAACTGGCGGGCGCGTGACCGGAGCACCGGCCGTCGACCGGTAGACTGGAGCCTCCCGCCACTTTGCGCGGCTGCCCCACGCCCGGATCCGTAGCCCGTGTCGCCGTGGCGCGGCATACATCCGTCAGCGCCGCAGGCGCACGTCGACTCATATTTCTGAGCGCCCCCGGGCGCCCAACCGAAGGAGAAAGCAGAACGTGGCATCAACCAACGACCTGAAGAACGGCCTGGTGCTCAACATCGAAGGCCAGCTGTGGTCCGTGGTCGAGTTCCAGCACGTCAAGCCCGGCAAGGGTCCGGCGTTCGTCCGGACCAAGCTGAAGAACGTCCTGTCCGGCAAGACCGTCGACCGGACCTTCAACGCCGGCGTGAAGGTGGAGACCGCCAACGTCGACCGCTCCGACATGCAGTACCTCTACAACGACGGAACCGACTACATCTTCATGGACACCAAGACCTACGACCAGCTGCCGATCCCGGCCGACGTCGTCGGTAAGGCGGCCGACTACCTGCTGGAGAACCAGGAAGCCATCGTCGCCCAGCACGACGGCACCGTCCTGTATGTCGAACTGCCCGCCTCCGTGGTGCTCGAGATCAGCCACACCGAGCCCGGCCTGCAGGGTGACCGCTCGTCCGGCGGCACCAAGCCCGCAACGCTGGAGACCGGCGCCGAGATCCAGGTGCCGCTCTTCCTGGAGACCGGCACCAAGGTCAAGGTCGACACCCGGGACGGTTCCTACCTGGGCCGCGTCAGCTGATGAACACCCCACGAAGTTCTCCGCTCGTACCTCGCTCCGATACTTCGCGGGGACCCCGTTCGTGAGCACCCCAGCGCGGCGCGGGTCGCGCAGCAAGGCCCGCAAGAAGGCGCTCGACCTGCTCTTCGAGGCCGAACAGCGCGGTGTCAACGCCCGGGAGCTCGTCGACCAGCGGGTTGCCGAGCCGACGACGCAGACGCCGCTGCCGGACTACACCGTGCAGATCGTGCGTGGCGTCGTCGAGCACTGGGCCGCGATCAATGACGCGTTGCAGACCTACAGCAGCAGCGACTGGCCGCCGGAGCGGATGCCCGCCGTCGACCGGGCGCTGCTGCGGTCGGCGACCTGGGAGCTGGTCTGGAGCGACGTCGACTCCCCGGTGGTGATCTCCGAGGCCGTGAAGCTCGCCCAGGAGCTGTCCACGGACAGTTCGCCGAAATTCGTCAACGGCCTGCTCGACAAGATCGCCGGCGTCAAACAGTCGCTGGTCTGACGGAGCCGAAGCGGCATCGGGTGAGTCCCACTGCGTATGACGAGAGCCGCCCAGGCACCGGTCTCCTCGACCGGTCCGGACCACGCACCGGCTGACGCCGGTAGCGGACTGCCGGATTCCGACCGCTCACCGCGCCCGCGGTGGGCGGTCGTCGACGTTCTGCGTGGCGTCGCGATCGTCGCAGTCGTCGCCTTCCACACCACCTGGGACCTCGGCGATCTCGGGCTGATCTCGTGGCGGATCAGCGCGCACTGGTCGGGCAAGGTGATCGCGCACGCGATCGCGGGCACCTTCCTGGTGCTGGTCGGCGTCTCGCTGGTGCTGGCCCACCGGCGGGGGATCCGCTGGGCGGCGTTCTGGCGCCGGGAGCTCAAACTCGTGGCGCTGGCACTGCTGATCACCGGCGTCAGCCTGGTCTACCAGCCCCGGGAGGTCGTGACCTTCGGGATCCTGCACTCCATCGCGGTCGCCTCGGTGCTGGTCCTGCCGTCCGTCCGGGCCCACCGGGCCGTGCCGTGGGCGCTCGCAGTCGTCGCACTCGCGCTGCCGTGGCTGGTGCACCTGCCCGGCCGCTCGCCGTGGGTCTCCTGGACCGGTCTCGCCGACGGCACGCAGCCGGCGCTGGACTGGCAGCCGGTGCTGCCGTGGCTCGCGCTGGCCTTCGCCGGGGTCGGGATGATGCGGTGGCTGCTGGACGCGGCGGGCAACGGGCACGAGGAAGTGGCGACAGTAGCGGGTGGCTCGGGGTTGTCCGGGGTTTCGGGCGAGGAAGTGGCGACGGAAGCGGGTTGGTCGCGGATGCGGGCCTGGCGTCCCGCGTCGGCTCCGGTGCGCTCGCTGGCCGCGGCGGGGCGGCATACCCTCGCGATCTACCTGGTCCACCAGCCGGTCGTGTATGGCGCCCTCTGGCTGATCAACGAGTTCCGCACCTGAACCACCCCCACGCCGAGGGGACACGAAACAGACCGAGAGGACACGAAACGGCGCTCCGGAGCGCGGGATTCCGGCGAGTTTTCGTGTCCGCTCGGCGCGTTGTTGTCCTGTCGGTGCACTTGGTGTCCGGTCCGGGGGCGAGGTCGGGTGCCGTGGGGTGGTGCCCGGTGCGTGGACGTGGTGCGGGTCACAGCGGGTCTGGCGGTAACCTTGCCTCGTTCGACATCCTTTAACGATTCCGTCCGGTGAGGCGGCGAAGGAGGTCTACGACGCATGGAGCGTCCTGACTCAGCTGTACCCAGGCCCGACGCCGACCCGGCCGGCCGCATTGTTCTCACTTCTTCCGACATCTCCCGCGCCCTGCGCCGCATCGCGCACGAGATCATCGAGCACAACAAGGGTGTGCAGGATCTCGTCGTGCTCGGCATCCCGACGCGCGGCGAGGTGCTCGCGCAGCGCATCGTGACCCTGCTCGGAGAGATCGAGGGCGCCGACGTGCCCGTCGGCTCGCTCGACGTCACGATGTACCGCGACGACCTGCGCAGCCAGCCGACCCGCGCGGTCGGGAACACCTCGATCCCCGAAGGCGGCGTCGACGGGCACACCGTGGTCCTCGTGGACGACGTGCTGTACTCCGGCCGCACCGTGCGGGCCGCGCTCGACGCCCTCGGCGATCTCGGCCGCCCGCGCGCAGTGCGGCTCGCGGTGCTGGTCGACCGTGGCCACCGCGAGCTACCGATCCGGGCCGACCACGTGGGCAAGAACCTCCCCACGGCGCGCGCCGAACGGGTCAGCGTCCGGCTGTCCGAGCACGACGGCGTCGAGGAAGTCCGCATCGCCACACCTCACGAAGCACTTCACGGGGACGCCGAGGAGACCTCATGAAGCACCTGTTGTCAGCGGCCGACCTGAGCCGCGACGAGGCCGAGCAGATCCTGGCAACGGCCGCCCAGATGCACGACGTACAGCGGCGGGAGGTCAAGAAGCTGCCGGTGCTGCGCGGGCGCACCGTGGTGAACCTGTTCTTCGAGGATTCGACCCGCACCCGATCGTCCTTCGAGATCGCCGGCAAGTGGCTGTCGGCGGACGTCATCAACGTCTCGGCGAAGGGCTCCTCGGTCAGCAAGGGTGAGTCGCTGCGCGACACGGTGATGACGGTCGCGGCCATGGGGGTCGATGCGCTGGTCATCCGGCACCATGCGAGCGGTGCACCGTCGCAGGTCACCCAGTGGGTGGATGCCGCCGTCGTGAATGCCGGCGACGGCACCCACGAGCACCCCACCCAGGCCCTGCTCGACGCCTACACGATGCGCTCGAAGCTCGGCGACCTCGCGGGCCGGCGGGTCGGCATCATCGGCGACCTGACCCACTCACGGGTCGTGCGCAGCAACCTGATCCTGTTGCGCACCCTGGGCGCGGAGGTCACGCTGGTGGCGCCGCCGACGCTGATGCCCAGCGGCATCGCGGACTGGGCCGGCGCGGCAGGGTTCTCGTACTCCTACGACTTCGACGAGGTGCTGCCCGAGCTGGACGCGGCGATGATGCTGCGCGTCCAGAAGGAGCGTATGACGGGAGGCTTCTTCCCCACGCCGCGCGAATACACCGTCGGGTACGGCCTGACGCGAGAACGCCTCCGAGCCTTGCCCGAACACGCGGTCATCTGTCACCCGGGGCCGATGAACCGGGGGCTGGAGATCACCGCCGACGCGGCCGACGAAGCACGATCGCTGATCCTCGACCAGGTCTCGGCCGGGGTCGCGGTGCGGATGAGCGTGCTGTACCACCTGCTCGGAGGGGCGGAACAAGCATGAGTGAGAGCTATCTGATCAAGGGCGCCGACCTGCTCGGTGCGGGCCGGCAGGACGTGCTGGTCGACGACGGCGTGATCACCGAGGTCGGCCGGGTCACCGCGAAGGGCGCAACCGTCATCGACGCGGACGGGTTGGTCGCGCTGCCGGGCCTCGTCGACCTGCACACGCACCTGCGGGAGCCGGGCAGGGAGGACGCCGAGACGGTCGCGACAGGTTCCGCCGCGGCGGCGGCCGGCGGTTACACCGCGATCCTCGCGATGGCGAACACCAGCCCGGTGACGGACACGGCGGAAGCCGCCGAGCGGGTCTTCGACCTCGGCCGCGCCCGCGGACTGGTCGACGTCCAGCCGATCGGCGCGGTCTCCAAGGGTCTCGCGGGTGAGGAGCTCGCCGAGCTCGGCCTGATGGCACGCAGCCGCGCCGCCGTCCGGGTCTTCTCCGACGACGGGCACTGCGTGCACGACGCACGGTTGATGCGCCGGGCGCTGGAATACGTCAAGGCCTTCGGCGGTGTGGTGTCACAGCACGCCCAGGAGCCACGGCTCGCCGACAAGAGCGCGTGCTGCCACGAGGGCGAGCTGTCGGGTCGGCTCGGGCTCCCGGGCTGGCCGGGAGTGGCCGAAGAGGTGATCGTGGCGCGCGACGTGATGCTGGCGCGGCACACCGGCTCCCGGGTGCATGTCGCCCACGTGTCGACGGCCGGCTCCGTCGAAGTGATCCGCTGGGCCAAGTCGCAGGGGATCGCGGTGACGGCAGAGGTCACCCCGCACCACCTGATGCTCGACACGACCAAGCTGACGTCATACGACCCCACCTACAAGGTCAACCCGCCGCTGCGTCCGGCCGAGGACATCGCCGAGCTGCGAAAAG
This genomic window from Flexivirga oryzae contains:
- the mltG gene encoding endolytic transglycosylase MltG is translated as MSTPSNPDTAGEPTPRTRREAREQAARLGQGAADDVDDAPAALPDEDETGELVAVHPDDEPWEGFSDWSGAEEHGIRGQHTSYEAMKRHHKRRAGRSCLLLILVMVLVIGGLGYAASKLGHISLPGLSQGAPDYSGTGSGTVQITVQEGDTGADIAQTLLKAGVVKSTTAFVQVANVSRDFSTIQPGRYTLHRKMSARAALDLMLDPKSFSSTGVTIPEGLWASQIFSVLSQRTGVPVADYKKVTAASLGLPKAANGHLEGYLFPSTYNFTSRMTATQQLTAMVAEWRKKIEPLHIPAAKLHDVMVIASLVEAESKLPDDGPKVARVITNRVAKNMPLQLDSTIHYAEGKRGKITTTDAERAKKGPYNTYLNQGLPPTPIDNPGMHSITSALHPAPGSWLYFVTVDPETGKTLFATTFDQQHKNEQVFHTWCKQHQGKC
- a CDS encoding shikimate dehydrogenase — its product is MLTRHRAAVLGKPIAHSLSPVLHRAAYDALGLAEWSYDVRECDAAGLRELVAGLGPTWRGLSLTMPLKEEALLIADTSSVIARQTGAVNTLVRDGARWHGENTDVFGIREALKDAGVGSGHPVSRAVVVGSGATARSALAALADLGVAEVVFAVRKRVRASTLAQARDHGFRVSVVRDQEAAAMVLQSPLVISAVPAGAADSLALAVAQEAARSGAAVAGGVLLDVVYADWPTALAEAAASYGARVVPGIEMLIHQGAAQVELMTGHAAPLEAMQRAGRAAAGLVHGAPN
- the aroC gene encoding chorismate synthase: MLRWLTAGESHGPELTAVIDGLPAGITISAQDLADALARRRLGYGRGARMKFEQDKVSFNGGVRHGSTLGSPVAITIVNTEWPKWQVVMSPEAIDPEALAAAADVGASGEIARNRPLTRPRPGHADLVGMQKYGFDEARPVLERASARETAARVALGRVAAAFLEQALGIRLVSHTVAIGGEEVADDAPLPGPDDVAELDADPVRSLDADGSARMVAVIDAAKKDGDTLGGVVEVLAYGVPPGLGSHVHGDRRLDSQLAGALMGIQAIKGVEVGDGFRTAARRGSAAHDEIVREEGRIRRETNRAGGTEGGMSTGEVLRVRAAMKPISTVPRALRTVDVSTGEEATAIHQRSDVCAVPAAGVVAEAMVALVLAKAALEKFGGDSVAEVARNHASYLAAIPELLR
- a CDS encoding shikimate kinase, encoding MTPASGGPVVLLIGPPGSGKTTVGELVAKALEVPFVDTDQVIEAEQGRRIAEIFVEDGEPHFRELEAEAVARATTWDGVVAVGGGAPMTESTAALLESLPVVFLDVTIADAAVRVGFSTARPLLAVNPRATWTRLMAERRPTYERLATWVVDTEGRVAEDVAAEVVAKVNHE
- the aroB gene encoding 3-dehydroquinate synthase, which codes for MSNANVIRVGDDYDVVIGNGVLDQVVAAVPDGAQRVLVVHAPVMADAAATIAAAATAAGLEPFVESLPDAEAAKTADVAIRLWSVLAEAGFTRTDAVIALGGGATTDLGGFVAATWLRGVPVVQVPSTVLGMVDAAVGGKTGINIPEGKNLVGSFHPPAAVICDLDLLHTLPRADLVAGLAEVVKCGFIADPRILELAADPDAALDVQGAVLPELVARAVQVKADVVSADLREAGLREILNYGHTFAHAVEQVSGFSWRHGDAVALGMVYVAELSRRAGLIDDALVARHRRALQTVGLPTSYSIDGDVDERWRALRAAMGRDKKTRGSTLRFVALTDVAAPTRLVGPDEDLLREAFDAVRS
- a CDS encoding O-acetyl-ADP-ribose deacetylase produces the protein MNVSAVLADITTLHVDAVVNAANSSLMGGGGVDGAIHRAGGRTILEECRQLRETRYPDGLPTGQAVATTAGELPARWVIHTVGPVHSRQEDRSALLAGCYRNSLRVADEVGARTIAFPAISAGIFGWPMDDAARIAVRTVQGTETSVAEVTFALFGADALALFEAQLAGA
- the efp gene encoding elongation factor P is translated as MASTNDLKNGLVLNIEGQLWSVVEFQHVKPGKGPAFVRTKLKNVLSGKTVDRTFNAGVKVETANVDRSDMQYLYNDGTDYIFMDTKTYDQLPIPADVVGKAADYLLENQEAIVAQHDGTVLYVELPASVVLEISHTEPGLQGDRSSGGTKPATLETGAEIQVPLFLETGTKVKVDTRDGSYLGRVS
- the nusB gene encoding transcription antitermination factor NusB produces the protein MSTPARRGSRSKARKKALDLLFEAEQRGVNARELVDQRVAEPTTQTPLPDYTVQIVRGVVEHWAAINDALQTYSSSDWPPERMPAVDRALLRSATWELVWSDVDSPVVISEAVKLAQELSTDSSPKFVNGLLDKIAGVKQSLV
- a CDS encoding DUF1624 domain-containing protein, with amino-acid sequence MTRAAQAPVSSTGPDHAPADAGSGLPDSDRSPRPRWAVVDVLRGVAIVAVVAFHTTWDLGDLGLISWRISAHWSGKVIAHAIAGTFLVLVGVSLVLAHRRGIRWAAFWRRELKLVALALLITGVSLVYQPREVVTFGILHSIAVASVLVLPSVRAHRAVPWALAVVALALPWLVHLPGRSPWVSWTGLADGTQPALDWQPVLPWLALAFAGVGMMRWLLDAAGNGHEEVATVAGGSGLSGVSGEEVATEAGWSRMRAWRPASAPVRSLAAAGRHTLAIYLVHQPVVYGALWLINEFRT
- the pyrR gene encoding bifunctional pyr operon transcriptional regulator/uracil phosphoribosyltransferase PyrR, whose amino-acid sequence is MERPDSAVPRPDADPAGRIVLTSSDISRALRRIAHEIIEHNKGVQDLVVLGIPTRGEVLAQRIVTLLGEIEGADVPVGSLDVTMYRDDLRSQPTRAVGNTSIPEGGVDGHTVVLVDDVLYSGRTVRAALDALGDLGRPRAVRLAVLVDRGHRELPIRADHVGKNLPTARAERVSVRLSEHDGVEEVRIATPHEALHGDAEETS
- a CDS encoding aspartate carbamoyltransferase catalytic subunit, coding for MKHLLSAADLSRDEAEQILATAAQMHDVQRREVKKLPVLRGRTVVNLFFEDSTRTRSSFEIAGKWLSADVINVSAKGSSVSKGESLRDTVMTVAAMGVDALVIRHHASGAPSQVTQWVDAAVVNAGDGTHEHPTQALLDAYTMRSKLGDLAGRRVGIIGDLTHSRVVRSNLILLRTLGAEVTLVAPPTLMPSGIADWAGAAGFSYSYDFDEVLPELDAAMMLRVQKERMTGGFFPTPREYTVGYGLTRERLRALPEHAVICHPGPMNRGLEITADAADEARSLILDQVSAGVAVRMSVLYHLLGGAEQA
- a CDS encoding dihydroorotase, whose translation is MSESYLIKGADLLGAGRQDVLVDDGVITEVGRVTAKGATVIDADGLVALPGLVDLHTHLREPGREDAETVATGSAAAAAGGYTAILAMANTSPVTDTAEAAERVFDLGRARGLVDVQPIGAVSKGLAGEELAELGLMARSRAAVRVFSDDGHCVHDARLMRRALEYVKAFGGVVSQHAQEPRLADKSACCHEGELSGRLGLPGWPGVAEEVIVARDVMLARHTGSRVHVAHVSTAGSVEVIRWAKSQGIAVTAEVTPHHLMLDTTKLTSYDPTYKVNPPLRPAEDIAELRKALADGTIDAVATDHAPHARHDKEHAFAEAAFGMLGLEQALQVVNTVMVQPGLLTWAQVAEVMSVTPARIAGLTGHGRPLEAGEPANLTLIDPAATVTVDGAASHSLSRNNPWHDMTLTGAVQTTLLRGRPTLLDQEVSQ